The following are from one region of the Salmo salar chromosome ssa27, Ssal_v3.1, whole genome shotgun sequence genome:
- the LOC106588509 gene encoding double-strand-break repair protein rad21 homolog A, with translation MFYAHFVLSKRGPLAKIWLAAHWDKKLTKAHVFECNLESSVESIICPKVKMALRTSGHLLLGVVRIYNRKAKYLLADCNEAFIKIKMAFRPGVVDLPEENREAAYNAITMPEEFHDFDQPLPDLDDIDVTKQFTLNQSRVEEITMREEVGNLSLLQENDFADFGMDDREMMRAESAFEVDIIHGPSASNLLLDPETSVAQIPDNSNHLEYDDQYKDDFGEDPMAESEGGMLVDKLLSNEDGGGIFDDPPVITESVLRLQDHDDEDDFDAFSPGGPDSPDSGPAEPLPAMQDQTEQTTLVHNEEEAFALEPIDITVKETKAKRKRKLIVDNLKELDSKTIRAQLSDYSDIVTTLDLAPPTKKLMMWKETGGVEKLFSLPAQPLWNSRLLKMFTRTLTPLVPDEMRKRRKGGEADSLDEFLKDLENPEVPREEAMQRDIIDQTILEELSVLQASAMEGSRTTLDESVMPPPSSTHGQKRKAQDTEPGLPMGTLEQATNHSGVSQQLDMTVLLPPEDSTNLSQFPELDLIEEKKDKDGVDGSDEDEEGQAGDQDREERRWNKRTQQMLHGLQRVMAKTGAQQISLLDLCRNNNKKQAAAKFYSFLVLKKQQAVELNQTEPYSDIIATPGARFHLI, from the exons ATGTTTTATGCTCACTTTGTCCTCAGCAAACGTGGGCCGCTGGCCAAGATCTGGCTAGCGGCCCACTGGGATAAGAAGCTCACCAAGGCTCATGTGTTTGAATGCAACCTGGAGAGCAGTGTGGAGAGCATCATCTGCCCCAAG GTGAAAATGGCCCTGCGTACGTCAGGTCATCTGCTCCTGGGGGTGGTGAGGATCTACAACAGGAAAGCCAAGTACTTGTTGGCTGACTGTAATGAGGCGTTCATCAAGATCAAGATGGCCTTCAGACCAG GTGTGGTGGATCtgccagaggagaacagagaagcTGCCTACAACGCCATCACCATGCCAGAAGAGTTCCACGACTTCGACCAGCCACTACCAGACCTAGA CGACATTGACGTCACTAAGCAGTTCACATTGAACCAGAGTCGAGTGGAAGAGATCACCATGAGGGAGGAGGTGGGCAACCTGAGCCTGCTGCAGGAGAATGACTTCG CTGACTTTGGAATGGACGACCGGGAGATGATGCGTGCGGAGAGTGCCTTCGAGGTGGACATCATCCACGGGCCGTCAGCCTCTAACCTGCTCCTAGACCCAGAGACCTCGGTTGCCCAGATCCCAGACAACTCCAACCACCTGGAATACGACGACCAGTACAAAGATGACTTCGGAGAGGACCCCATGGCTGAGAGCGAGGGAGGCATGCTGG ttgACAAGCTCCTCAGTAACGAGGATGGGGGTGGCATTTTCGACGACCCTCCCGTCATCACCGAGAGCGTGCTGAGACTGCAGGACCACGATGACGAAGACGACTTTGATGCCTTCTCAC cgggaGGTCCAGACAGCCCAGACTCAGGCCCGGCGGAGCCCCTGCCCGCCATGCAGGACCAGACAGAGCAGACCACGCTGGTACACAACGAGGAGGAGGCCTTCGCCCTGGAGCCCATTGACATCACAG TGAAGGAAACCAAAGCCAAGAGGAAGAGGAAGCTAATTGTGGACAACCTGAAGGAGCTGGACAGCAAGACCATCCGTGCCCAGCTCAGCGACTACTCCGACATCGTCACCACGCTGGACCTTGCGCCGCCCACCAAGAAGCTGATGATGTGGAAAGAGACGGGAGGCGTGGAGAAGCTCTTCTCCCTGCCAGCACAGCCCCTCTGGAACAGCAGGCTTCTCAAG ATGTTCACCCGCACCCTGACCCCCCTGGTGCCAGACgaaatgaggaagaggaggaaggggggtgAGGCAGACAGCCTGGATGAGTTCCTGAAGGACTTGGAGAACCCTGAGGTGCCCAGAGAGGAGGCCATGCAGAGGGACATCATCG ACCAGACCATCCTGGAGGAGCTCAGTGTGCTGCAGGCATCAGCCATGGAGGGCAGCAGGACCACCCTGGACGAGTCAGTCATGCCCCCACCCTCCTCCACGCACGGCCAGAAACGCAAGGCACAGGACACAGAGCCAGGCTTGCCC atGGGTACTCTGGAACAGGCCACCAACCATTCAGGCGTGTCCCAGCAGTTGGACATGACAGTGTTGCTGCCCCCCGAGGACAGCACCAACCTCAGCCAGTTTCCCGAGCTCGACCTGAtagaggagaagaaggacaaggacGGAGTGGACGGCTCAGATGAG GATGAGGAGGGTCAGGCCGGTGACCAGGaccgagaggagaggaggtggaacaAGAGAACCCAGCAGATGCTCCATGGCCTGCAG agGGTGATGGCCAAGACAGGAGCCCAGCAAATTAGCCTGCTGGATTTGTGCAGGAACAACAACAAGAAGCAGGCCGCCGCCAAGTTCTACAGTTTCCTGGTTCTGAAAAAGCAGCAGGCGGTGGAGCTCAACCAGACCGAGCCATACAGCGACATCATCGCCACCCCTGGAGCCCGCTTCCACCTCATCTAG
- the LOC106588510 gene encoding rRNA-processing protein UTP23 homolog produces MKIKRQKQAKKNINFYKHNFSFREPFQILIDGTFCQAALKNKIQIKEQMPKYLMGEVQLCTTNCALKELESMKDLYGAKLILQRYQVRNCKHFKNPVSVSECLLSMLEGTNPHHYFVATQDKEVTSGLKKILGVPLLYIILNTIVLDKPSLCSVNHVQAVALREMVTPAQQQSINSLKEVQGIGQDGERQGKKRKRKISNPNPLSCLKKKKKQPQLLKTEGKKKKRSRQRKRRKPEGGEGPSLKPTPNP; encoded by the exons ATGAAGATCAAAAGACAAAAGCAAGCCAAAAAAAACATCAATTTCTACAAACACAACTTCAGTTTTAGAGAGCCCTTTCAAATTCTGATCGACGGGACGTTTTGCCAGGCGGCACTGAAGAATAAGATCCAAATCAAAGAACAGATGCCGAAATACCTAATGGGAGAGGTGCAACTTTGTACTACAAA TTGTGCGCTGAAGGAACTTGAATCAATGAAGGACCTCTATGGTGCCAAACTCATCCTGCAGCGGTATCAGGTTAGGAACTGCAAGCATTTCAAGAACCCCGTCTCTGTGTCAGAGTGTCTGCTGTCCATGCTGGAAGGGACTAATCCTCACCACTACTTTGTTGCCACACAG GACAAAGAGGTGACATCAGGCCTGAAGAAGATCCTAGGCGTGCCACTCCTATATATTATCCTCAACACCATAGTGTTGGACAAGCCCAGCCTATGCTCTGTGAACCATGTGCAGGCTGTGGCTCTGAGAGAGATGGTCACCCCAGCCCAGCAGCAGAGCATCAACAGCCTGAAGGAGGTGCAGGGGATTGGGCAGGATGGAGAGCGCCAGGGCAAGAAGCGTAAGAGGAAAATCTCCAACCCCAACCCGCTCAGCTgtctgaagaagaagaaaaaacagcCACAGCTGCTTAAGACTGAGGGCAAAAAGAAGAAACGAAGCCGGCAAAGGAAACGCCGCAAgccagagggaggggagggtccATCCCTAAAACCAACCCCAAACCCCTAG